AGAGAATCAAGCATCTcaaatagatttttttcttatcttcacAATATTTGAACCATTAATGGACTTCACAAACATTATCCATACAAGGGAGCTCACCAAAAAATTAATCAAGCATCGTTGCTTTCGGTTAGTCCATGCATCTGACATAACAAAACAACCATGTTTGCTCCACTACAATTTATGGTCCTACAACAACTTCTCAATGTACTCAACTTCCTTGTTGAGAAGTGGAACTCTGATTCATGATAAGTAGGAATGGGTAAATTGGGTCCATAAGCACTTATGACATCAATCCTATCTTAAAAACTTTTCAACCTGAAAGGTTGAATGACAAGCCTGCTTGATACCAAAATCAAGCAATATATTGATGAATTAAggcctttaaatttttgtcacaTGCCTCTTTAATTCTAGCTTGctttatttttcccttttttttctcttctctattgcAACAACTGGATTTCTACATAACATATTTATTGGTCATTTTCTTCCACTACTATTTCTACCTTTATCATTGCTAGCCGTggaaatttcaacttcattttcacTTTCATGGTTATCAGTGGCTGCATTATATCCTAGATTGACGGAGgagctatatgttttttctttatataattttcaaagtTTTTCTCTAACATTTTTTGATGTCTTGGTGCAAGCAGCATCATTGCCTCTCTTTGCCATTAGATGTTCTTTTTCTCTAGTAACTCCTCATTTATAACTTTCCCACAATAATtgcaaaaagttattttaaatttgattcatcaATCAGATGACAATGTATCCAACCCATGTCACTTCTATAGATGTTCTTGAAGTATCCTTATAATTGATAGTTATTGTTGTTGGAAAATAGGTACATTCTTTTGcaaaataattatagtgaaaatagagaaataaaaaaaaaaatttaaaaagattgaaaataaaGCAGACTTGGCAACGGCTGGTAGTAGCCGACGGTGGTGATCGACAATGTTGACGACAGTAGTTGGCAGTGTTGACTGGCAATGGCGACTTACTATAATGAGTGGCAATTGTGGCTGACAGTGGCAATAGTTACAATAACAAGAGAATGGAAATAATAATGTGTTGTTTCAGGTTAAAGAAAATTAGACTTTTGGTGGTTGGAGTAACTTGGTAAAAGAATAAGATAGATAATATGCACCTTAggtttgattaaataaatacttttgcAGGTCAAACccatttttttaaagacaaaacaaagTAAGCAATTAAGGTAAGAACAAGAACGGTAAAAGAATAAGAGAGTAATCAATCTATGCCTTAGGTTtgactaaataatattttaatgggTCATGCCCATATTTTAAGACAACAAAGTTCTGCAAGTAGGgtttcttgtttcttgttaTCTTCCTCCTCCTACCATGTTATCATTGTCATGCATGTTCAATATGCACATTTCTTCTCTTCTCCTATGGTCAAGTTCTTGGCTTTTTTTTTCAGTCCCATTTTTCCAACATACCCGCTCTGCCACCACCACCCACAATGCCAAAAGCAGCCGCCATGAGCCGCCACTGAAAATCCATTTCATCTCCGCCACAAGGCGACAAGTTGTGAGATCGCAACCAATTTCTGCCATGgccaaaattaaataatattaatatatatatatatatatatatatatatatatatatatatatatatatatatatatataatcatgttTTGTACTTtcttattaaatacttaatcaaaatcaaatatagaATCTATTGAACTTTGATCTaccaatatttatcatataacAATGGACAACGTTTAGTGTTAATTGCCCCTCAATAACAAAGTTATAAAACAAATGtgatataagaaataaaacCCCTTTGAAAACGTAAGTGAAACCCCTTATGTTAAGGTTTTCAACTTGGATGACAAAAGGTCAGCCACTAGTAAGAAAAAATGTCAGCATTGATCTTAAACTGCAGAAGTATATTGGCAAATTAACAATATGGGGGCACACACGCTTTTCAACATGATGGTTGCTAGAAGGGAAACTGTTTTCAGTAGGCTAAATCAATCATTAAAGTACACAATTTAAAAGTAACTTGATAAGTTAATTTgctaaaatgttaaaaatgtgGTTAGAAAGCTTATTTCAATTCTTTCCATAACGCATTTGAAATGAAAATCCACTTGAATATTTCCCCAAAGGTAAAATTCTCTATACTATTAGCAAATGGAGAAAGGATGCTTAAACCTTTAAAATCATAAGGAAACACTTTGCATATGCTCTATGATACTACATAATTATCACAAAATATAGCGTAATATAGTTCAGCTGTCTTCGCCATTGCTCCCCCCTGACTCCGTTGCCCTTAGTTCTTCAGCCAGCATCCTCGCCCTGTTTTGTGTTTGCCTTTCTACAGCAACCATATACAGGCCTAGACAATTGTAGTTATGAAAACAAGATTGTAATTGAACAAAGTTTCAATGAGAAAAGAAATAGCACAAGCCCAGGGGTTCAAAATACTTACCGACAGCACTTCCAATAGCACAAGCCCAAAGAATTCTCATGGACCACTTGTCCCCAATTACTCCTCTGGTCCCCATGGTATGTAGAATAGGCCAGAAACTTTGCTCTGCAAAAAGGATACAAGcttagcaaaacaaaagaaactaaCACAATTTGTCGAACTATCAATTAAGTATCTGTTCCATCTCCCCTTAACCCACTGAACCGCTTCTAAAAGCACAAACTATGAAGGCCTGAAGAGTCAACATGAACAATATCTCAGGTATAGGATGTTTAATAACACTACAGCCAACTTAAGTGAAACATTATCGTCCCATTCAACACAAGCATACAATTTAATGATTAAGAgtgttttaatcatcttttatttctatttttagaattagaaaattaaaaaacagaATAGAATATTCTGTTACCACGTAAGTTACTACCTCCACCTCAAAAAGCATTTCAATTAGGTTGGTTGCTGAGGCTCCTGCAAATCCATCACTGGACATTGCAGCTTCCTTATCCCATTGTAATTTCTCAACAtccaaagaaacaaaaacagtGTCTAGGTGTACAAAGCATGTATGCTAACATAGGCATTGTATCCATGAGAGACATGTACTTAGTGTTAAGAACATTATGACCATTTGGAATACTCTTAAGTGAAATGttgctttttcaatttttactcctactatttttataagaataaaaaaggaaatacaacaaatacaaaaacaacaaaCTTCAGATTCCAATTCTTCTTCCCCTCTTAGTTTTTAACTGTAACATAAATGGTTTGAAAACGCCTTAAGCACCGAGAAAACATAAATACACGAACACAGTACTCATCAATCAGATAGACAAAACCAGAATCACACTAACAATGAAAATTATGCTACATTAATCCAACCACGAACAAATGAACTTTGGTAATTAAATCAGACTAAATAGCATTTTAAAACTCTAGGATTCAAAGTTTCCTCCAATCATCAACCAGAAACCCCAACACTTCGTTAGACTCCACAAAAGTCATCTATACCAATATAATCCGAAACCCCATACTCCATCAGCAAATCAAAGGCGTCAACAATTCAAACCAACATCAAAGGGGAATAAGTGAAAAAACAAGAACGAAAAACATGCTCAATTCTCTCTTAAGCCAGTGAATATTATCAGAGGACCCGAATCAAAAAACGAAATCGAGAAATTGAAACAAAGAGGGAGAGGGAGAAATTGAACCTCGTCGACGCCGGCAACAGAGACCTAGCCGGAAATGATAGCAAGGGAGAATTAGGTTTCTACAACCGCCACGATGAGGCGGACACGAGCTCTGACGCCAAGGAAGAAACAGAGAAGAAAATTCCCCCTTCTGTGTATGATGCTTGTTTTTGTGGGGGTTTGGtggagaaggagaaagaaaaatggCAACAGAAAAGGGGAATTGGAAGAAGggtactagaaaaaaaaatgggttagATGTCGTCCTCTGGCATTCTGGTGATGATGGGAGAAAAATTAGTTagggaagagag
The Vigna unguiculata cultivar IT97K-499-35 unplaced genomic scaffold, ASM411807v1 contig_528, whole genome shotgun sequence genome window above contains:
- the LOC114172279 gene encoding uncharacterized protein LOC114172279, whose product is MGTRGVIGDKWSMRILWACAIGSAVGLYMVAVERQTQNRARMLAEELRATESGGSNGEDS